TGCAAAACATTGTGGTCACATATTGACTCTCTCCGCTTCCTGTTCAGTCATCCTTACTCCTCTATGGTCTTGCCCTGCAGACCATCCACGACCTCCAGGGAGCTGTCTCCCTCGCTCCAGTTGATACCGTAGGTCAACTGACCGCCATCGCTGCTGTTAGTAGCCACAGAGGGCGCCAGGCTGATGTGGGGCCTCATCATGCAGTAGAACATGGGCAGCTGAGAGGTGATCCCTTCCACACGCTGGCTCACAGACATCTCCATGCCTCGGATATCACTGCAGCAAGAATCACCTGAAAGAGATAGTTAaattttgtatatttgtacaAATGAGGTTATACACGATTTTATTTCTGCAACGTGAGGATTGAAGAACATTTACTCTAGATAGAGGAATTAAGGAGGGTTAATgtagtttaacattttttttaatttgtatattttaatttgttttctgttttcttacaTTGCTCAGTATCTCATTGGGCTTTTCTATGATTTTTAATCTTTTCgcatctttgttttattttattaggaACCTTGTAACTAAGGTTCTGAAAGTTATTgtagaaataaatattattattattatgataaacagttttttaataataaactttactttttaaagaaatttaaCAAACATTTCCACACACATCCCATAAGAAAGACTCTGGAGTTTCCCTCTCTCATGGCCAAATGTGGGTCATTAAGTCATTGTGATcatgaaaagaggagaggacacaGTCAGATAGAAAAAAGATgctctttttaaaaaccaaacttgGAAACTTGAGTAGGATACTGTTCACACTTGAtcagatcattttaattttgggGATTTTGTTGACCGGTTGGGTCTTTTCTGCACTTCTCTGCTGCACTTgaatttgtgtattttccatTAATCACCTTGACTATGACTGTCCACTTCTAACAATAACATACAAGATCATAGAAGAGATTTTACAACACTGTAGACACAAAGATCCACCTGATGGATTACTGCGGTGGCTTATTTACTTGCCTATGAGGATGCTTTGGACGTAGATGGGTTCGATGAAGTGGCTGAGCAGGGCACCCTGGTATCCAAGCACCTGCCACTGTGTAATTTTGTCTGCGGTGGACATGCTGACCGCAGTGGAGGGAGTGTGGTCAAAGGATGATGAGAAAACTGAGAAcaccttcagaagaaaaaaaaaaaaaaaaaagatgaatcatGCCAACCACATTAGAAATCTTGTTGATGTGTAACAGTAAATCACCTTGCCCTCCACTGTCAGGTGCAGGCTGATCTCGTTGTTGACTTGCCATGCTGAAATGGAGAGGGGGTTGAGACGCCtgagaataaaacacacagcagatttcAAAAGCTTTTAATCAATATTCATGCAACTTTACCCCAAATTTGAATTTTTGACCTGACTACTGACACAAACAATCACTACATAGCATGAGGAAGGATTGTTGTGCCTGTGGCTAACCTATTTTATCTTAAGCAGTAGTTTGTGATACAAGATGTGTTTCACTCACTTACACTTGTACTACAATATTGGGTAAATAAAATATCCAACCTAGAACTGCACTCAGTAGAGCCTCACTTCTAATATTTGGTCTTACTCATGACCTCAAAACTTGTGTCTAATGAGTAGCCAGAACAAAGCTGACAATCAAAACACTTACAGCCTGGATGGGATCTGAGCTGCACCCTTAGGGAGTTGATTCACATAAAGGTGAAGGCTGATGCCGCTCTTCAGGCTGAGGAGGCCACTGCTGCAACTCTGCTGGAAGACCGACCTCTCCGTCAGATTGGCCGTTTTGCTGAAGAACATCAGCAGGTGCCGGTACAGAAACCTAACAACACAGAATGAGAATAGCCTCATGGGAAACAGAAGCTCATATGCTGCCATCAGTGTCTAGAGGAGCAGATCTGCATCTCTAATAACCCAGTAATACAAGATAACAAGTTTTGAAGAGGAAACTGTAATTgacctcaacaacaacaacaggaaagacACACACTTTGTGAGGCATAATCTGCTTCaaactgtggtgtgtgtgtgtgtatgaatgcatAAACCTACACCACAGCAGCATAGCATAGGAAGGTGTTAAAGTAGATATGCAATATTAATATTCGTGAGACactgatgaaatatttattggaATCGTTAACTAATTATCCATAATTTGCAAGATTGTTTATAAAAGTTGAAAAAGCTTCTagaatatgttttcattatcaTATTGCTCTTCTTGATTTTAACTGTTCACTGCATTAACACAGTTACATTGTACAAAGTCttgtttctgtcagtttttGCTGCCCGAAGCGCCTGATGCAATATCGGGACAAAATTCTGACCTTCATATTGCATAACCACAGATCAGTGAAACTCCATTATTTATGTTGATTATATTCTTACCAATACATCTATTGATATATGTGAAATAATGAATGTATATGAAGGAAATCTGAGCAGATTGTTATTTTAGCAAAATACAGGCTGAACAAGTGAATTACATGAAACTACCTCCTAGCTAATTATGCTAATTTCCTGTAGCACAAAGAGTAAACATTTGTtcacaaatcaaatgcaaaaaTCTAACAGAATGATGTTTGCAGCTAACCTCATGAGAGATCTCCTGGCTGTTACAGCTGCATGTGAGTCGTGCATGATCCGCCCACTCGTCGAACCGCACTCTTTGGTATTGAAGTCCCCGGTGCCGAGAGCAACCACCTCACATCCACTGGCTAAAAGGAGAGAAGACAGTGAGGACAGTTGTATTAACAGCACTTCACagttcacagcaacacaactgTTTAACAGACTGTATCACTTCAAcgttatttctgtatttctgttctTGTTCTCACAGTTGTGTGAAGCCCACGTTTAGCGTTATGAGGCATGGAACCCAAATGTTGCTTTCCTATATAGAAGTGTGTGTAATGTTTGAGGCTGTATAATAAATTGGGATGTGGTTGCATTTGACAACATAGTAAATTTAAGATATCCCAACATGTCAGTCTCTTTCGTTTTATTATCTGGCTTCACTACGTTATGCTGAGCTCACTTACAAGTCTGAATGATGAACGCTGCTGTGGTGCCTGCACACGCAGAGAACTCAAGGTGACTGCTCATCAGTTTAGTGAGCTGATCCCTGACAGCGTGAGGAATCTGGAGGTTGACACAATTCCTCCTCTCTGAAGAGCAAAAagatgataaagaaaacaataatcaGCAGGGTTGGATTTCATTAGACTCCCAGAATGAGAAAGACACGTAGAGAGAGATGTACATTCTTCTGTGGCACATTGTTTGTACTGCATCTCCTacacttcctttttttcctcctttcagTAATGAGAAATTTAAAACTTACACAAAT
This window of the Paralichthys olivaceus isolate ysfri-2021 chromosome 9, ASM2471397v2, whole genome shotgun sequence genome carries:
- the adad1 gene encoding adenosine deaminase domain-containing protein 1, producing the protein MFSSRGSLRGSRGACFAQLLMKNLPARPELTEPHKYPSALSTPEGPGKDIFDQQVKNTFKPAVDLKPKVSPKMLIDKYMQGETHAVSLLHQLAKILQFHMEIKETVTTGNVPGLYFAFCVVIDGVEYKTGMGTTKKNAKLKAAELALQDLLPTLESGKSGLPEASDAPPLLPVREEPSISDVYPCRANHERRNCVNLQIPHAVRDQLTKLMSSHLEFSACAGTTAAFIIQTSSGCEVVALGTGDFNTKECGSTSGRIMHDSHAAVTARRSLMRFLYRHLLMFFSKTANLTERSVFQQSCSSGLLSLKSGISLHLYVNQLPKGAAQIPSRLRLNPLSISAWQVNNEISLHLTVEGKVFSVFSSSFDHTPSTAVSMSTADKITQWQVLGYQGALLSHFIEPIYVQSILIGDSCCSDIRGMEMSVSQRVEGITSQLPMFYCMMRPHISLAPSVATNSSDGGQLTYGINWSEGDSSLEVVDGLQGKTIEESPFKSGSALASRLCKAAMLHRFKLVAKEAQRQDLLATSSYREAKRMAKPYQEAKTILRTYLSQQGFGSWLVKRSVGENFSM